One stretch of Alcaligenes faecalis DNA includes these proteins:
- a CDS encoding FecR family protein, whose translation MSSESPFYPSDATSPAEAAAQWSARLHSGRFSPADEQALEEWLQADPENEREFMAVEQLSSLASTLDKDLVNLLYGGKVPLRPDLRRRKLIRNTGALVAVAGSAGLAGLLLSPQAVYATSLQTRVGERRWVPLPDGSSLELNTGTQAELRFYEDSRHLDLIQGEVMCAVASSPQRPFIVKAGNTVVRVTGTSFTVRRDAEQVKVLVESGSVEVSSGRWWNRQTRYLAAGSGATISPQDGLSIQAEVDVAAATAWRQGRLIVRDLSLSEVVAELNRYREQPIRIADAKIGQQRVTASFLLDEQSAVLQALQQILPLHARTQDDGSVLLSSAS comes from the coding sequence ATGAGTTCTGAATCTCCTTTCTATCCCAGTGATGCCACCTCCCCTGCCGAAGCCGCCGCCCAATGGTCGGCGCGCCTGCATTCGGGCCGCTTTAGCCCGGCGGACGAGCAAGCGCTGGAGGAATGGTTGCAGGCCGACCCCGAAAACGAGCGCGAATTCATGGCGGTAGAGCAGCTCAGCTCTCTGGCCAGCACGCTGGACAAGGATCTGGTCAACTTGCTGTATGGCGGCAAAGTCCCCCTGCGGCCTGATCTGCGCCGCCGCAAACTGATCCGTAATACCGGCGCACTGGTCGCCGTGGCTGGCTCTGCCGGTTTGGCCGGCCTGCTGCTCAGCCCCCAGGCGGTCTACGCCACTTCCCTGCAAACGCGCGTGGGCGAGCGCCGCTGGGTTCCCCTGCCAGACGGCTCCAGCCTGGAATTGAATACCGGCACCCAAGCCGAGCTGCGGTTTTATGAGGACAGCCGTCACCTGGACCTGATTCAGGGCGAGGTGATGTGTGCCGTGGCATCCAGCCCGCAACGCCCTTTCATCGTCAAAGCAGGCAATACCGTAGTGCGCGTTACCGGCACCAGCTTTACGGTGCGCCGCGATGCCGAGCAGGTCAAAGTGCTGGTCGAAAGCGGCAGTGTGGAAGTGTCCAGCGGGCGCTGGTGGAATCGCCAGACCCGGTATCTGGCTGCAGGCTCGGGCGCCACGATCTCCCCTCAGGATGGGCTCAGCATCCAGGCCGAAGTCGATGTGGCCGCTGCCACCGCCTGGCGGCAAGGACGCCTGATTGTGCGGGACCTGTCCTTGTCCGAAGTCGTTGCTGAACTCAACCGCTACCGCGAGCAGCCCATTCGCATCGCTGACGCCAAAATCGGCCAACAACGTGTCACCGCCTCTTTCCTGCTGGACGAGCAAAGCGCGGTGCTTCAAGCCCTGCAACAGATCCTGCCCCTGCACGCCAGAACACAGGACGATGGCAGCGTACTGCTGAGCAGCGCCTCGTAA
- a CDS encoding RNA polymerase sigma factor, translating to MSNSGLSRKSWLAYYGEFMQSCLRRFSSTADAEDVAHDAVEALLQKDQKTLTAAHARNFLYKSARHRAIDLWRRNSRFQHLAWDELHEEAHPVTDGADAHASAEQLRQALVAALEELPLNHRRAFVLNRIEGWTQPEIARHLKLSIASVERYIALASQFVRERLRDEF from the coding sequence ATGTCCAATTCGGGCCTCTCCCGCAAAAGCTGGCTTGCCTACTACGGCGAGTTCATGCAGTCCTGCCTGCGCCGCTTCAGCAGCACGGCGGACGCGGAGGACGTCGCTCATGATGCGGTGGAGGCCCTGCTTCAAAAAGATCAGAAAACCCTGACAGCAGCCCATGCCCGCAACTTTCTGTACAAGTCCGCGCGCCATCGGGCCATTGATCTGTGGCGTCGCAACAGCCGCTTCCAGCACCTGGCCTGGGACGAGCTGCATGAAGAAGCCCACCCCGTCACCGACGGGGCCGATGCCCATGCCAGTGCGGAGCAGTTGCGCCAGGCTCTGGTAGCGGCCCTGGAAGAGCTGCCCTTGAATCACCGACGGGCTTTTGTCCTGAATCGCATCGAAGGCTGGACCCAGCCTGAAATTGCCCGTCATCTAAAACTGTCCATTGCCAGCGTGGAGCGTTATATTGCGCTGGCCAGCCAGTTTGTCCGCGAGCGCCTGCGCGATGAGTTCTGA
- a CDS encoding TerC family protein — protein sequence MIEFLQTMSWAAVFQIILIDILLGGDNAVVIALACRNLPAQQRIKGILWGTAGAIGLRVVLIAFALTLLAVPYLKVVGALLLVWIGVKLLIPEDEGHGNVEGSATLWKAVKTIIIADFVMSLDNVIAIAGAAQTADPDHQIGLVVFGLIVSVPIIIWGSTLVLKLIDRFPFVVTLGAALLGWIAGGMIVTDVKFIEYFGEASTSTKLIAEVAGALLIVGLGHALAARKRKQAAQA from the coding sequence ATGATTGAGTTTTTGCAGACGATGAGCTGGGCGGCAGTATTTCAGATCATCCTGATCGATATATTGCTGGGGGGCGATAACGCCGTGGTGATTGCGCTGGCGTGTCGCAATTTGCCTGCACAACAACGCATTAAAGGTATTTTGTGGGGTACGGCTGGTGCCATTGGCCTGCGCGTTGTACTGATTGCCTTTGCCCTGACCTTGCTGGCCGTGCCTTACCTGAAAGTGGTCGGCGCGCTCTTGCTGGTCTGGATTGGCGTGAAACTGCTGATCCCCGAGGATGAAGGCCACGGTAATGTGGAAGGCAGTGCCACCCTGTGGAAAGCCGTTAAAACCATCATCATTGCCGACTTTGTCATGAGCCTGGACAACGTGATCGCCATTGCCGGTGCCGCGCAAACCGCAGACCCGGATCACCAGATTGGCTTGGTGGTGTTTGGTCTGATCGTGAGTGTGCCTATCATCATCTGGGGTAGCACTCTGGTTCTGAAGCTGATCGACCGTTTCCCGTTCGTGGTGACGCTGGGTGCAGCGCTGCTGGGCTGGATCGCTGGTGGCATGATCGTGACCGACGTGAAATTCATCGAGTACTTTGGCGAAGCCTCCACCAGCACCAAGCTGATTGCTGAAGTGGCCGGTGCCTTGTTGATCGTGGGTTTGGGGCATGCCCTGGCTGCCCGCAAGCGCAAACAAGCTGCCCAGGCCTGA
- a CDS encoding peptidylprolyl isomerase, whose protein sequence is MAQASARHILVSTEEKANELKAAIEGGSDFAQVAKENSSCPSARMGGELGTFGRGQMVPEFDQVVFSAPVGVVQGPVKTQFGYHLVEVTARQD, encoded by the coding sequence ATGGCACAAGCCTCCGCACGCCACATTCTGGTCAGCACCGAAGAGAAAGCGAACGAACTGAAAGCCGCTATCGAAGGTGGTTCTGACTTTGCTCAGGTGGCCAAGGAAAATTCCAGCTGCCCATCGGCCCGCATGGGCGGTGAGCTGGGAACATTTGGCCGTGGCCAAATGGTGCCCGAGTTCGATCAGGTTGTGTTCAGCGCCCCCGTTGGCGTTGTGCAAGGCCCCGTCAAGACTCAGTTCGGCTACCACCTGGTAGAAGTGACTGCACGTCAGGACTGA
- a CDS encoding YaiI/YqxD family protein yields MQIWVDADACPVVIKEILYRAGQRWSRHVILVANQMLRTPPSPWLRAVQVARGFDVADDYIVQHASVGDLVITADIPLAAQVLERKALVLTPRGERLDANSIGERLAMRDMMEELRSTGVDIGGPAPFSQADRREFANALDRLMMSLKTAARS; encoded by the coding sequence ATGCAGATTTGGGTTGATGCGGACGCCTGTCCCGTCGTCATCAAAGAAATTCTGTACCGTGCCGGGCAGCGCTGGAGCCGCCATGTGATCCTGGTGGCCAACCAGATGCTGCGCACTCCGCCATCGCCCTGGCTGCGGGCGGTGCAGGTGGCGCGGGGCTTTGACGTGGCGGACGATTACATCGTCCAGCACGCCAGCGTGGGAGACCTGGTGATTACCGCCGACATCCCCCTGGCTGCCCAGGTGCTGGAGCGTAAGGCTCTGGTCCTGACCCCGAGAGGTGAGCGCCTGGACGCCAACAGCATAGGCGAGCGTCTGGCCATGCGCGACATGATGGAAGAACTGCGCAGCACTGGCGTGGATATCGGAGGCCCGGCCCCCTTCAGTCAGGCCGACCGGCGCGAGTTTGCCAACGCACTGGACCGCCTGATGATGAGCCTTAAAACGGCTGCGAGATCGTAA
- a CDS encoding nucleotide pyrophosphohydrolase, with translation MTDSNRPLMNLTGLNEAVAQFAREREWDQFHSPKNLAMALTNEVGELIEIFQWLTEDQSREVGNDPKTAEAVRDELADVQIYLSRLAVVLGVDMNEAVTNKLVKNAQKYSADKVRGTNKKYTEL, from the coding sequence ATGACAGACTCCAACCGCCCCCTGATGAATTTGACTGGCCTGAACGAGGCCGTCGCCCAGTTCGCCCGCGAGCGTGAGTGGGATCAGTTTCATAGCCCCAAAAATCTGGCCATGGCGCTGACCAACGAAGTGGGCGAGCTGATCGAAATCTTCCAATGGCTGACAGAAGACCAGTCCCGCGAGGTTGGTAACGATCCGAAAACCGCCGAAGCCGTGCGCGATGAACTGGCGGACGTGCAGATTTATTTGAGCCGTCTTGCAGTCGTTCTAGGTGTGGATATGAACGAAGCGGTCACGAATAAGCTGGTGAAGAATGCCCAGAAGTACTCCGCTGATAAGGTGCGGGGGACGAACAAGAAATATACGGAGTTGTAA
- a CDS encoding HD domain-containing protein: MSSLFHPFEELAAQLLPHSSTSHNDGSHDQSHLQRVWKNVCAIQEKEGGDLRILLAATVLHDCVAVEKNSPLRSRASTLSAEQAQHILAKLGWSEQDCEAVGQAIQSHSFSANIAPISLEAHILQDADRLDAIGALGIARCFYTAGRMGSSLYEPEDPKAENRPLDDKRYALDHFPAKLFKLAEGFQTKRGQEIARERHERMERFVEEMLEEL; encoded by the coding sequence ATGTCCAGCCTGTTCCACCCCTTTGAAGAGCTTGCCGCCCAACTCCTGCCCCACAGCAGCACCAGTCACAACGACGGCTCCCATGACCAATCACACTTGCAGCGCGTCTGGAAGAACGTCTGTGCGATTCAGGAAAAAGAAGGCGGGGATCTGCGGATTTTGCTGGCAGCAACGGTGCTGCATGACTGCGTTGCGGTAGAAAAGAATTCACCCTTGCGCTCTCGTGCTTCCACTCTGTCAGCCGAGCAAGCGCAACACATTCTGGCCAAGTTGGGCTGGTCCGAGCAGGACTGCGAGGCGGTGGGCCAAGCCATTCAAAGCCACAGTTTTTCAGCGAACATAGCGCCCATCAGCTTGGAGGCCCATATCCTGCAGGACGCAGACCGCCTGGATGCCATTGGTGCTTTAGGGATAGCTCGCTGCTTCTATACCGCAGGGCGAATGGGCTCCAGCTTGTATGAGCCGGAAGATCCAAAAGCAGAGAATCGCCCTCTGGATGACAAGCGCTACGCGCTGGATCACTTCCCGGCCAAATTATTCAAATTGGCCGAGGGTTTTCAGACGAAGCGCGGACAGGAAATCGCGCGTGAGCGACATGAACGAATGGAACGGTTTGTAGAGGAAATGCTGGAGGAGCTGTAA
- a CDS encoding Bug family tripartite tricarboxylate transporter substrate binding protein, which translates to MKPWSRVVLALSFIFAAAPQSWAAPPAWAERPVRLIVPSAAGGSGDTLARPLAEALGNEIGQTVVVENKGGVGGVLGASMVANSSPADNQLLFGAVHHMIAPAVLKNFPYDTRKDLKAVTLIAAMPNVLVVNANSPYHSVDDLLAAAKQGAGVNYGTSGVATMLHLMAGKLEKKSGTTMTAVHYKGSGPAVMALISGDQVDFMFETMPSAVAQIRNGRLGALAVSSPERAPALPDVPTLKELGLDEISAQTWYGIFMQGDVPDATVQSVADSIHRALNTDKIKEIWEGNGATLVTNSPAEFTVYVDQELNYWADSVSDLGLSNF; encoded by the coding sequence ATGAAACCCTGGTCCCGTGTTGTACTTGCCCTCAGTTTTATCTTTGCTGCCGCGCCCCAAAGCTGGGCAGCTCCCCCCGCCTGGGCCGAGCGCCCGGTGCGGCTGATCGTCCCCTCTGCCGCAGGCGGTTCGGGCGATACCCTGGCCCGTCCACTGGCCGAAGCCTTGGGCAATGAAATTGGTCAAACCGTTGTAGTGGAAAATAAAGGAGGCGTAGGCGGCGTGCTGGGTGCCAGCATGGTGGCCAACTCCAGCCCCGCAGACAATCAGCTCCTGTTTGGTGCCGTGCATCACATGATTGCGCCTGCCGTGTTGAAGAACTTCCCCTACGACACACGCAAAGACCTGAAAGCCGTCACTCTGATTGCTGCCATGCCCAATGTGCTGGTGGTGAACGCCAATTCGCCCTATCACAGCGTGGACGACCTGCTGGCCGCCGCCAAGCAAGGCGCTGGCGTGAACTATGGCACCAGCGGCGTCGCTACCATGCTGCATCTGATGGCCGGCAAGCTGGAAAAGAAATCTGGCACCACCATGACCGCCGTGCATTACAAAGGCAGCGGCCCGGCTGTCATGGCGCTGATCAGTGGCGATCAAGTGGACTTCATGTTCGAGACCATGCCGTCCGCCGTGGCGCAGATACGCAATGGCCGCCTGGGCGCCCTGGCCGTCTCCAGCCCGGAACGCGCTCCTGCCTTGCCGGATGTTCCCACCTTGAAAGAACTGGGCCTGGATGAGATCAGCGCCCAGACCTGGTACGGGATTTTCATGCAGGGAGATGTGCCGGATGCCACCGTGCAAAGCGTGGCAGACAGCATTCACCGGGCCTTGAACACCGACAAGATCAAGGAAATCTGGGAGGGGAACGGAGCAACCCTGGTCACCAATAGCCCAGCCGAGTTCACGGTATATGTGGATCAGGAGCTGAACTATTGGGCCGACTCGGTCAGTGATCTGGGGCTGAGCAACTTCTAA
- a CDS encoding mandelate racemase/muconate lactonizing enzyme family protein has translation MKITAVRAIPLNVPFKFDSAGIIKPTNLAICHVEIETDEGITGYGLSAITEEHPVASTINDILASDLIGQDPLNTERLWDRMYWNVCPRGQTGYAMHAISALDIALWDIKGKALGLPVWKLLGGAREKVPAYATFGFAFLGEEELIKVARDCVDQGFKGLKMVVGHHGLQRRDEPRPLADLIRQDMRRMSLVREAIPADIPLYIDGNCSLDYVHAKAIARHARDLDVGFFEEPITQNDTGRLRELRQSTGITIAAGQNEGQSYRFRDLLMQQAVDILQPNVLISGGFTQSRKIFALAESFNASVANGGAFPSHNGHLHCGLLNGGDVEWHLAASAMMAEIYTGLPQPEQGWLRMPDAPGLGLTPRQDQIDKLRSNPGSLGSGKG, from the coding sequence ATGAAGATCACGGCAGTACGCGCCATTCCCTTGAACGTGCCTTTCAAGTTCGATAGCGCGGGCATCATAAAACCCACCAACCTGGCCATCTGTCATGTGGAAATCGAGACCGATGAAGGCATCACCGGCTATGGGCTTAGCGCCATTACCGAAGAGCACCCCGTTGCCAGCACCATCAACGATATTCTGGCCAGCGACCTGATCGGGCAAGACCCCTTGAACACCGAGCGCCTGTGGGACCGCATGTACTGGAACGTGTGTCCTCGCGGCCAGACGGGCTATGCCATGCACGCCATCTCCGCACTGGACATTGCCCTGTGGGACATCAAGGGCAAAGCTCTGGGTCTGCCCGTATGGAAACTGCTGGGCGGTGCCCGAGAAAAAGTGCCTGCCTACGCGACGTTCGGCTTTGCCTTCCTGGGTGAAGAAGAGTTGATCAAAGTGGCACGCGACTGCGTGGATCAAGGCTTCAAGGGCCTGAAGATGGTGGTAGGCCATCACGGTCTGCAACGTCGCGACGAACCGCGCCCGCTGGCCGACCTGATCCGCCAGGACATGCGCCGCATGAGCCTGGTACGCGAGGCTATTCCCGCCGACATCCCTTTGTACATCGACGGCAACTGCAGCCTGGACTATGTGCACGCCAAAGCCATCGCCCGCCATGCCCGTGATCTGGACGTAGGTTTTTTTGAAGAACCCATCACCCAGAACGACACGGGCCGCTTGCGCGAACTGCGTCAAAGCACAGGCATCACCATTGCCGCTGGCCAGAACGAAGGCCAGTCCTATCGCTTCCGGGATCTGCTGATGCAACAGGCTGTCGATATTTTGCAGCCCAACGTGCTGATCTCCGGCGGTTTCACCCAGTCCCGCAAGATCTTCGCCCTGGCAGAAAGCTTTAACGCTTCCGTCGCCAATGGCGGGGCTTTCCCCTCCCACAACGGTCACCTGCACTGCGGTTTGCTCAACGGCGGCGATGTGGAATGGCACCTGGCCGCCAGCGCCATGATGGCCGAGATCTACACCGGCCTGCCTCAGCCCGAACAGGGCTGGCTGCGCATGCCCGACGCCCCCGGCCTGGGGCTGACACCACGACAAGATCAAATCGACAAGCTGCGCAGCAACCCCGGCAGCCTGGGCTCCGGCAAAGGCTAA
- a CDS encoding RNA-binding S4 domain-containing protein, which translates to MDKLRLDKWLWAARFYKTRSLASEEITKGRVLLNQQNTKPAREVSIGDVITLRKETPAMEVHVTALSGVRGPAPVARQLYQETEESSARRAQAAEQRRLAPEPALDFDAGRPTKKDRRQMQVLRGK; encoded by the coding sequence ATGGACAAATTACGACTGGATAAATGGCTCTGGGCAGCGCGCTTTTACAAGACGCGCAGCCTGGCTTCTGAAGAGATCACCAAAGGGCGGGTTTTGCTGAATCAGCAAAACACCAAGCCTGCCCGCGAGGTCTCCATTGGTGATGTGATTACCCTGCGCAAAGAAACTCCGGCCATGGAGGTTCATGTCACTGCATTAAGTGGCGTGCGTGGCCCCGCCCCGGTTGCCCGTCAGCTGTATCAGGAAACGGAAGAAAGTAGCGCACGCCGCGCACAGGCCGCCGAACAACGCCGTCTGGCACCCGAGCCTGCACTGGATTTTGATGCTGGCCGTCCGACCAAAAAAGATCGCCGTCAGATGCAGGTGCTGAGGGGTAAATAG
- a CDS encoding DHA2 family efflux MFS transporter permease subunit, producing MTRRLALTIAIYLGTFMVTLDISIVNLALPRMQQALQTDMAGLQWIVDSYALCLSAFMLSAGLLGDRYGRKKSWLLGVLAFTVGSMMCALAGSLTALLWGRVVQGMAGALLIPGALSILTHAFPDPAQRARVIGGWSSFSALALVLGPILGGVLVDVADWPSIFSLNLPLGLLTLGLGMWGIQESANPEHAAFDPIGQLLSVIWLGSLTYGLICAGEQGWHATETIRSLGVAAVTFVAFIYAQTRVTRPLLPLSLFRDYRFSTANIASFVLGFAAYSNVFFLSLFFQNALGWSATQTGWGLAPQFIGMAVLASRFGALSQRFGLKLILTMGFGLMAAGSWLMMLLQPGASYWMAGFALAVLGIGMGLSVPACSTLVMNLVPRERSGMASATTNTIRQTGMTLGVALLASLMSQGAVSSLSSRLDPVNPMLEQAQQIITSGQVNLPASADALFWMQAIQHAWADGFHRVMFWAGLLAVFSLVLLLRLRLPRVQAAPAAAVELH from the coding sequence ATGACTCGCCGACTCGCTCTAACCATCGCCATTTACCTGGGGACTTTCATGGTCACCCTGGACATCAGCATCGTGAATCTTGCCTTGCCACGCATGCAACAAGCCCTGCAAACCGATATGGCCGGGCTGCAATGGATTGTGGATTCCTATGCGTTGTGCCTGTCCGCCTTCATGTTGTCCGCCGGGTTGCTGGGGGATCGCTACGGACGCAAGAAAAGCTGGCTACTGGGTGTGCTGGCCTTTACCGTTGGTTCCATGATGTGCGCCCTGGCCGGTTCACTGACTGCCTTGCTCTGGGGCCGCGTCGTGCAAGGCATGGCCGGGGCTTTGCTTATTCCCGGCGCCTTATCCATCCTGACCCACGCCTTCCCGGACCCTGCCCAGCGTGCCCGCGTCATTGGCGGCTGGTCTTCCTTCAGCGCTCTGGCTCTGGTACTGGGCCCGATTCTGGGCGGTGTGCTGGTCGATGTGGCCGACTGGCCGTCGATCTTCAGCCTGAACCTGCCCCTGGGTTTGCTGACCCTGGGCTTAGGGATGTGGGGCATTCAGGAGTCGGCCAACCCGGAACATGCGGCCTTCGACCCTATCGGCCAGTTGCTTAGCGTTATCTGGCTCGGCTCCCTGACCTATGGCCTGATCTGCGCAGGTGAGCAAGGCTGGCACGCTACCGAGACAATTCGCTCCCTGGGCGTGGCCGCTGTCACCTTCGTGGCGTTTATCTATGCCCAAACCCGCGTCACCCGCCCCTTGCTGCCTTTGAGCCTGTTCCGGGACTACCGCTTCAGCACCGCCAATATCGCCTCCTTTGTGCTGGGTTTTGCCGCCTATAGCAATGTGTTTTTCCTATCCCTGTTCTTCCAGAACGCCTTGGGCTGGAGCGCCACCCAAACCGGCTGGGGGCTGGCGCCCCAGTTCATCGGCATGGCCGTGCTGGCCTCCCGTTTCGGTGCCTTGAGCCAACGCTTTGGCTTGAAGCTGATCCTGACCATGGGCTTTGGCCTGATGGCAGCCGGTTCCTGGTTAATGATGCTGCTGCAACCCGGCGCTTCCTACTGGATGGCAGGTTTCGCTTTGGCCGTACTGGGCATTGGCATGGGCTTGTCCGTCCCGGCATGCAGTACCTTGGTCATGAATCTGGTGCCGCGTGAGCGGTCCGGTATGGCATCAGCCACCACCAACACCATTCGCCAAACCGGCATGACCTTGGGCGTTGCCCTGCTGGCCTCCTTGATGAGCCAGGGCGCAGTCAGCTCCTTGTCCAGCCGCCTTGATCCGGTCAATCCCATGCTGGAGCAGGCTCAGCAAATCATCACTTCCGGCCAGGTGAATCTGCCTGCCTCGGCAGATGCCTTGTTCTGGATGCAAGCCATTCAGCACGCCTGGGCAGACGGCTTCCACCGCGTCATGTTCTGGGCCGGATTGCTGGCTGTTTTCAGCCTGGTTCTGTTGCTGCGCCTGCGCTTGCCTCGTGTGCAGGCAGCGCCTGCCGCTGCGGTGGAACTGCATTAA